One stretch of Sebastes umbrosus isolate fSebUmb1 chromosome 5, fSebUmb1.pri, whole genome shotgun sequence DNA includes these proteins:
- the LOC119488675 gene encoding transcription factor jun-D-like produces MMKKDINSLSLEADLKPHLRGDAESLLSHPDLGLLKLASPELERLIIQSNGMVTTTPTSPAQFLYPKTVTVTDEQEFAEGFVKALEDLHKQNQLSGAGNTNLDLGANIQTSTVVQQPDLPVYTNLNSYGSGPLETTVNYSTDTVPFPPPPPPQHHLESAPPQHQHHRPDLSLSLSRVQPPLKEEPQTVPDVQSFGDSPPLSPIDIDCQESMKAERKRLRNRIAASKCRMRKLERISRLEDKVKSLKSHNTDLASTASLLRDQVAQLKQKVLTHVSSGCQLLPHEVQVH; encoded by the coding sequence ATGATGAAGAAGGATATTAATAGCTTGAGTCTTGAAGCGGACCTGAAACCGCATCTCCGGGGGGACGCAGAGAGCCTCCTCAGCCACCCGGACCTGGGGCTGCTCAAACTGGCCTCTCCGGAGCTGGAGAGGCTCATCATCCAGTCCAACGGCATGGTCACCACCACGCCGACCAGTCCGGCCCAGTTCCTCTACCCGAAGACGGTGACGGTGACGGACGAGCAGGAGTTCGCGGAGGGCTTCGTGAAGGCTCTGGAGGATCTGCACAAGCAGAACCAGCTGAGTGGAGCCGGGAACACCAACCTGGACCTGGGAGCCAACATCCAGACCTCCACCGTGGTGCAGCAGCCGGATCTACCGGTGTATACAAACCTGAACAGCTACGGTAGTGGACCACTGGAGACTACTGTCAACTACTCCACGGACACGGTcccgtttcctcctcctcctcctcctcagcatcATCTGGAGTCAGCTCCTccgcagcatcagcaccacAGACCagacctgtctctgtctctgtctcggGTCCAGCCGCCGCTGAAAGAGGAGCCCCAGACGGTCCCGGACGTGCAGAGCTTCGGAGACAGTCCTCCGCTGTCCCCCATCGACATTGACTGTCAGGAGTCAATGAAAGCCGAGAGGAAGAGGCTCAGGAACCGGATCGCAGCATCCAAGTGTCGGATGCGCAAACTGGAGCGCATCTCCAGGCTGGAGGACAAGGTCAAGTCTCTGAAGAGCCACAACACGGACCTGGCGTCCACGGCCAGTCTGCTGCGGGACCAGGTGGCTCAGCTGAAACAGAAAGTCCTCACTCATGTCAGCAGTGGATGCCAGCTGCTGCCACACGAAGTCCAAGTACACTAG
- the rab3ab gene encoding RAB3A, member RAS oncogene family, b, producing the protein MASATATYGQKESSDQNFDYMFKILIIGNSSVGKTSFLFRYADDSFTPAFVSTVGIDFKVKTIYRNDKRIKLQIWDTAGQERYRTITTAYYRGAMGFILMYDITNEESFNAVQDWSTQIKTYSWDNAQVLLVGNKCDMDDERVVGGDRGRQLSEHLGFEFFEASAKDNINVKQTFERLVDIICEKMSESLDAGDPAVTGAKQGPQLTEQPAPPHQDCAC; encoded by the exons ATGGCCTCAGCAACAGCGACCTACGGGCAGAAGGAGTCTTCGGACCAAAACTTTGACTACATGTTCAAGATCCTCATCATTGGCAACAGCAGTGTGGGCAAAACCTCCTTCTTGTTCCGCTACGCCGACGACTCCTTCACGCCGGCCTTTGTCAGCACGGTGGGCATCGACTTCAAGGTGAAGACCATCTACAGGAATGACAAGAGGATCAAACTACAGATCTGG gacACGGCGGGTCAGGAGCGTTACCGCACCATCACCACGGCCTACTACCGAGGAGCCATGGGCTTCATCCTCATGTACGACATCACTAACGAGGAGTCCTTCAACGCCGTCCAGGACTG GTCGACTCAGATTAAGACGTACTCGTGGGATAACGCCCAGGTGCTGCTGGTAGGAAACAAGTGCGACATGGACGACGAGAGAGTGGTGGGCGGAGATAGAGGCCGGCAGCTGTCTGAACACCTCG GTTTCGAGTTCTTCGAGGCCAGCGCCAAGGACAACATCAACGTAAAGCAGACCTTCGAGCGCCTGGTCGACATCATCTGTGAAAAGATGTCCGAGAGCCTGGACGCCGGAGATCCCGCCGTCACAGGGGCCAAACAGGGGCCCCAGCTGACAGAGCAGCCTGCTCCTCCTCACCAGGACTGTGCATGTTAA
- the mpv17l2 gene encoding mpv17-like protein 2 → MLPRVGKEFVVRMQFNWRPLFQGRALLLTNTLSGGVLMAVGDIVQQSRENYKKPDRVRDWKRTGCMFTVGCSFGPMLHYWYRWLDRRFAGRTLKTVCKKVLVDQVVASPFLGMWYFLGMGVMEGHTLSEGWKEFKDKFLEFYKADCCVWPPAQMINFYFLSPKFRVVYINFVTLGWDTYLSYLKHRVDPPTELVLDSSAVDVQQEALPPSKPLEEKA, encoded by the exons ATGCTTCCCCGGGTGGGCAAAGAGTTTGTGGTCCGGATGCAGTTCAACTGGCGGCCGCTTTTCCAAGGCCGGGCCTTGCTGCTGACAAACACCCTGAGCGGAGGAGTGTTAATGGCGGTGGGAGACATCGTGCAGCAGAGCCGGGAGAACTACAAGAAACCAGACAGAGTCCGAGACTGGAAGAGGAcag GTTGTATGTTTACGGTGGGCTGCTCCTTCGGTCCAATGCTGCACTATTGGTACAGATGGCTGGACAGACGGTTCGCGGGCAGAACTCTGAAAACGGTGTGCAAGAAGGTTCTGGTGGACCAGGTGGTCGCCTCACCGTTTTTGGGGATGTGGTATTTTTTAG GTATGGGTGTCATGGAGGGACACACTTTATCTGAAGGATGGAAGGAGTTTAAAGACAAGTTCTTGGAATTTTACAAG GCAGACTGTTGTGTTTGGCCTCCGGCTCAGATGATCAACTTCTACTTCCTCTCGCCAAAATTCCGCGTTGTGTACATCAACTTCGTCACCTTAGGGTGGGACACCTACCTGTCCTACCTCAAACACAGA GTTGACCCCCCCACAGAGCTGGTTTTAGACAGCAGTGCTGTAGATGTGCAGCAGGAAGCGCTCCCACCATCCAAACCTCTGGAGGAGAAAGCTTAG